A portion of the Candidatus Pristimantibacillus lignocellulolyticus genome contains these proteins:
- a CDS encoding response regulator transcription factor: MSHLNGIKILIVDDEDSILQFLELGLMNEGATIETATNGMIAIEKTEQFKPHVVILDVMMPVMNGFDVCKTLKDKGNVIAIIMLTAKDDIEDRVNGFTLGADDYLIKPFSFSELIARIHARVRNQFPNLLGEVRYGLFILDDRRKEITYDGQVLELSPTEYELLRLLLLHNGAVLSKTIILEKLWGYDFGGEQNIVEVYIRAIREKLGDKEHRIIRTLRGAGYRMDV; encoded by the coding sequence ATGAGTCATTTAAATGGAATAAAAATATTAATAGTTGATGACGAGGATAGTATTCTCCAGTTTTTAGAATTAGGTTTAATGAATGAAGGTGCAACAATTGAAACGGCCACCAATGGTATGATTGCAATCGAAAAAACTGAACAATTTAAGCCACATGTCGTCATACTTGATGTGATGATGCCAGTTATGAATGGTTTTGATGTGTGTAAAACGTTAAAAGATAAGGGAAATGTAATTGCGATTATTATGCTCACTGCTAAAGATGACATAGAGGACCGTGTGAACGGATTTACTTTAGGCGCTGATGATTATTTAATTAAGCCGTTTAGCTTCAGTGAATTGATCGCACGTATTCATGCGAGAGTACGTAATCAGTTTCCTAATTTATTAGGAGAAGTTCGTTATGGGCTATTCATCCTTGATGATCGGCGTAAAGAGATCACTTACGATGGACAAGTATTAGAACTCTCTCCTACGGAGTATGAATTACTTAGATTACTACTTTTGCATAACGGTGCTGTGCTAAGTAAAACGATTATATTAGAAAAATTATGGGGTTACGACTTTGGAGGAGAACAAAATATTGTAGAAGTATATATTCGTGCTATTCGTGAAAAATTGGGAGATAAAGAACATCGGATTATTCGCACCTTACGAGGTGCTGGCTATAGGATGGATGTATAA
- a CDS encoding EcsC family protein, with translation MNYEHKVQREVADWEQKMFKPPGWLEKTSKTIGNRINHLIPPKVHIIITTTIKSIVRTALFGAEYTPRRSVNYNVELENADQEAKELFALYQKIAVAEGAGTGAGGIMFSAVDFPALIAIKMKFLFELAHVYGYDTKHFSERVFILRVFQMTFSGPENRVRLLDSIKHWHIEKEQWISEAEYSQNMDWETFQIEYRNSIDFRKMLQMVPGIGAVAGAWANYTILEELREFAMNAYRLRRLHDDFEVLI, from the coding sequence ATGAATTACGAACATAAAGTACAGAGAGAAGTTGCCGACTGGGAACAAAAAATGTTCAAACCGCCGGGATGGCTGGAAAAAACATCGAAAACAATCGGCAATCGAATAAATCATTTGATTCCCCCGAAGGTGCACATCATCATTACGACTACTATAAAATCAATCGTGCGTACGGCACTGTTCGGAGCGGAATATACACCTAGACGTTCGGTAAATTATAATGTGGAACTTGAGAATGCAGATCAAGAAGCAAAAGAGTTGTTTGCCCTGTACCAAAAAATCGCGGTTGCCGAAGGCGCAGGAACGGGAGCGGGCGGTATTATGTTTAGCGCGGTAGACTTTCCAGCTTTAATTGCGATTAAGATGAAATTTCTGTTCGAGCTTGCGCACGTTTACGGTTATGACACCAAACATTTCTCTGAACGTGTTTTCATTCTTAGGGTATTTCAAATGACATTTTCAGGCCCGGAAAACCGTGTTAGGTTGTTGGATTCTATCAAGCATTGGCATATTGAAAAGGAACAATGGATCTCCGAAGCCGAATACTCACAAAATATGGACTGGGAGACATTTCAGATCGAATATCGCAACTCTATTGATTTTCGAAAAATGCTACAGATGGTGCCTGGGATCGGCGCTGTCGCAGGTGCATGGGCGAATTATACCATTCTTGAGGAATTACGCGAATTTGCTATGAACGCTTATCGTCTGCGGAGATTACACGATGATTTCGAAGTTCTAATATGA
- a CDS encoding HAMP domain-containing histidine kinase — MQTKKYFLRSLRGQLITTTLIIIAILFLLIGILQYTFMKDFLYENRADAIHSQIMAWPPDSSFLKQNGELTRRRDDSERTPIGPIMFQPGMEVSYINSDGSITIISDDEKELSPLIASEDYVQILEASKNHQLEKYYIYADSAGADKMVVFHRNNANRDKGMLQVSIELDSLHKQLYTQLTIFIVVALVALLTGFLLLLPSLRKTLNPLTNVIDVVERTNAGNLSEKLPVNQRQYEIDQLSFAYNNMLERIDHAFELERQSNKRMKQFIADASHELRTPITSIYGFIEVLQRGAKNNKTHLESSLKTMEQESKRMTMLVENLLQLAKLDITTEQSLYSVEKFSLAQLLDNMKIQLEMMAEDRKVTITTIPNSFSYLEGNKNQIKQVVLNVVQNAIQHTDAQFGEITITLSESGNFVKLAIKDNGVGIAKEHLPQLFERFFRVDQARSRASGGAGLGLSISKSIIDGHKGTVDVISEIGIGTSFIILLPKLEGTAGL, encoded by the coding sequence ATGCAAACTAAAAAGTATTTCCTCCGCTCTTTACGTGGACAATTAATCACTACTACATTAATCATAATTGCGATTCTATTTCTACTTATCGGTATATTACAATATACGTTTATGAAAGATTTTCTATATGAGAACCGAGCTGATGCCATTCATTCTCAAATAATGGCCTGGCCACCGGATTCGTCGTTTCTCAAGCAGAATGGCGAATTAACTAGACGTAGAGATGATAGTGAACGAACCCCAATTGGACCAATTATGTTTCAGCCAGGCATGGAAGTTAGTTATATTAATTCTGATGGTAGCATAACGATAATATCCGATGATGAGAAAGAGCTGTCTCCCCTCATTGCAAGTGAGGATTATGTCCAAATCTTAGAGGCTAGCAAAAATCATCAGCTCGAAAAATATTACATATATGCTGACAGTGCAGGCGCAGATAAGATGGTTGTCTTTCATCGTAATAACGCTAATCGAGATAAAGGTATGTTGCAAGTTAGCATCGAGCTAGATTCTTTACACAAACAACTGTATACACAGTTAACTATTTTTATCGTAGTTGCACTTGTGGCATTGCTAACTGGATTTCTGCTGTTATTACCAAGTTTGCGAAAAACGTTAAACCCGTTAACGAATGTTATCGATGTAGTAGAACGTACAAATGCTGGTAACCTATCTGAGAAATTACCCGTCAATCAACGACAATATGAAATTGATCAATTATCTTTTGCATATAATAATATGCTCGAAAGAATTGATCATGCCTTCGAGCTTGAACGGCAAAGCAATAAACGAATGAAACAATTTATAGCTGATGCTTCACATGAACTTCGCACGCCTATAACTTCTATATATGGATTTATTGAGGTACTTCAAAGAGGAGCAAAGAATAACAAAACACATCTTGAATCTTCCCTAAAAACAATGGAACAAGAATCAAAACGAATGACTATGTTAGTTGAAAACTTGTTGCAACTAGCTAAGCTAGATATTACGACGGAACAGTCCTTATACTCTGTTGAGAAGTTCAGCCTGGCTCAGCTACTAGATAATATGAAAATACAGCTTGAGATGATGGCGGAAGATCGTAAAGTGACAATAACAACAATTCCGAACTCGTTTTCCTACCTAGAAGGGAATAAAAATCAAATTAAACAAGTCGTTCTAAATGTTGTCCAAAATGCAATTCAACATACAGATGCTCAATTTGGTGAAATTACGATAACATTATCTGAATCAGGCAATTTTGTTAAGCTAGCTATTAAAGACAATGGTGTCGGAATTGCTAAAGAGCATCTACCTCAATTATTCGAGCGGTTTTTCCGTGTTGATCAAGCTAGGTCACGTGCTTCTGGCGGTGCTGGTCTCGGTCTTTCGATTTCTAAGTCTATTATTGATGGACACAAAGGAACAGTTGATGTAATAAGTGAAATAGGAATAGGTACGAGCTTTATTATTTTGCTCCCTAAGTTAGAAGGTACTGCTGGACTTTAG